The genomic window TCTCTAAAATTTTCAGCTTCAACTCTTCAACCTGAGCCGCACCTGCACGCAATTGTACACCCCTACTCCCATCAGCACGATATACCGCCGTTTTAACTAGTGGAGATGCTGCGGACATGACAATTTCCAAGGGGGTGAGTAATTCCCGTACCCGTTCATCCCGGATTTTCTGGTAGATTGTCAGGCGATCGGTTTCTGGATATTGGTCTACTTTATTAAATACCAAGATGATGGGTTTACCTGCTTCCCGCAATTGAGATAAAGCTTCATGCTCAACCTTGGTCATATCACCCGCAATCACAAACAGAATCAAATCCGCCTGTTTAGCTATTTTTTCTGCTAAAACTGTACGAGTCTCCCCATCGATTTCGTCTAAACCTGGGGTGTCAATTAATTCTACCTGGGATTTACCAACACCAGGTAAAGTTACCCTTAAAGCCCGTTCTGTTGCTCCAATGGCTTCTTCGCTAATACTCCAATTCACACTTTGAGCCGCACGGGTGACACCATGCAAAGGGCCAGTTTCAAACACCGATTGACCCACCAAAGCATTTAACAAGGAAGATTTACCCCGTCCCACCATGCCAAAAGCGGCAATCTGGACTACCATACTGTCTAATTTACCCAGCATAGTTTCCAAATCAGCGATTTCTGACTCTAAACCCGCTTTTTCTTGGGGTCTAAGGTCAAGACTAGCTACTAAGTTACGTAGTGCCGTTTGCGCTTGCTTATAGTTCAGTTCCGCTTGAATGTCTTCAAAGCTAAAAATGGCACTATCTAGTTCTTCCTCCCAGTTGGGTGAGTCGCTTTGATGCGGTTCGGGCAATATGGAATTCACGTCGCTGTACTCCAAATTCACAATTAACAATCACCTTTCCCTTTGATCCTAGTTTAAGAAGACAGCGCAATGATATTAACCGAACCGTACCTAGCTAACTTGGCAAAGTATCCTTTAAAGTAGAGAATAAGATAACGTCGCCCTTAATATTTTCTTTGTGAATAACGTCCGTACTGTCTCTGATACAAAGCGAACTTTCTACTCTCTGCATACCCGACCGATTAACACAATTTATCGTCGAGTGGTAGAGGAATTAATGGTAGAAATGCACCTACTGTTAGTAAATGTAGATTTTAGCTACAATCCTATTTATGCCTTGGGCGTTGTCACTACCTTTGACCGCTTCATGGAAGGCTATACACCCGAACGGGATAAAGAATCGATTTTTAATGCTATATGTCAGGCTGTAGAGCAAGACCCACAACACTATAAGCAGGAAGCTGAAAAGTTAAAAGCTATAGTCCAAAACTTATCAGCTAATGATTTAGTGGCGTGGCTTAATCAAACTAATCATTTACAGCAAGACGCTGACTTGCAAGCACAACTGCAAGCGATCGCGAACAATTCTAACTTTAAATACAGTCGGTTATTTGCGATCGGTTTGTTTTCTTTGCTGGAAATTTCAGATCCTGAACTAGTTAAAGACGAAAAGAAACGGAATGAAGCACTTAAAACAATTGCTGAAGGCTTACATCTGTCCGATGAAAAACTAAGTAAGGATTTAGACTTATACCGTTCTAACTTAGACAAGATGACACAAGCACTGATTGTGATGGCTGATATGCTATCAGCCGATCGCAAAAAGCGTGAACAACGTCAACAACAATTGAGTACCCCAGTAACTCCCCCAACTTCTAATGAGTAGTCAATAGTCAATAGTCATTAGTCACTTTCATTGGTCATTAGTTAAACACCTTTAGTGTGATCAACTTTTGACTATGGACTGTGAACTATAGACTTTTGACTACAACTTTAGATTCTAGATTTTAGACTAAATTTCCCAAGCTGAGATCGTTCTTTCAAAATCCCCAATTGGTTGACTGTTTTTTCTAGAAAATACCTAATAACTTGTAAATAAAGCTGTTGATGAGAGTCAGGGCAAATGCACCTAATACAGCACTCCAAATACCGAAGCGCAGGCGAAAACCCTCTACTAACCAAGCAGCAATACTAAAACAAATCACGGCAATCATAAATGTGAAAACACCCGATAAAAAGTTAAACGTGAGTATATCGGGTACAACAAATATCAAGCGTAAAATTGGTCTGACTATTGCCGTGACAATACCTAAAATAGCTGCGGAAATAACCGCTTTTTGTGGAGTGTCAACTTCAACACCTAAAGGCAACTTACTGATAATTAACAAGCTGATAGATGTGACTACCCAAACAATTAACAGTGTCACAATTTGATTCATTGCCGTCAACCCCTGAAACGTAAATGGTGCTTGGCGATAAATTATTTAGTCTATTTAGTCTATCGATAGAGAAAGTTCACATCGGCAGATTATTTGTAAGTTACCAGACTTTTTTCTCTATTCAGAATTTATTTCGGATATCTTTAGGTTTCGGGGAATTAGGCATTGGAGACAAATCAAGCCAAAATTTAATCACTGTACAAGAACCCCACCCCCAACCCCCTCCCCGCAAGCAAGGAGGGGGCTATTATATACCTTATGTGATTAAGAAACGCTATATTTACCTTGTCACCTATCACCTGTCACCTGTCACCTGTCACCTATCACCTATCACCTATCACCTATCACCTGTCACCTATCACCTGTCACCTGTCACCTGTCACCTGTCACCTGTCACCTGTCACTTGTCACCTATTCCCTAATTAGCATTCTCAGGTGTTGCAGCAGGCACTTGAGGTGCTGGTACATTGGGAACTACTGGTGAAATATCTTGCCCCGTGGGTGGTTGATTGGGGTTTGTTGGTATAGAAAATTGATTAGGGCTTGTCGGTAAGTTGGGGTTAGTTTCTGGGATTGGTACTGTACCAGGGGCAACTGGGAAATTAGGATTTGTAGGGAAATAAGGTGGAATGGTGCTAGGTGGGGATGAATTAGGTATAATCCCCAAGGATACGCGATCGCCTCCCACTTGTCGTAACACATCTAATGTTTCAATGACATCATTGTAAGTTGCTGTGCGTGAAGCATTCAAAATCAAAACACCGTTAGGGTTAGCTTGCAAAAACTCCCTTAACTTTTGTTCTAATTCTGCTCTTTGTACTATTTGTTGTTCTATATAAATATTCCCGATAGCATCAATCGTCACAATTTGGCTACCACCTGCTGAATTTATCCCAGTAGCCGTAGCTGTGCTGGCTTGCGGTAACTCAACATTTATCGCCTGTTGTCTGGTAAATTGCAAAGCTGCTAATAGAAAAAATGTCAAGATGCAAAAAATAACATCAATTAAGGGAATAATCTGAACTTGAGCTTCTTCAATTTGAGTATGTAGATTAACTTTCATATTTTTTATGTTGGGGATTGGGGAAACAAGGGACACAAGGAAGTAAAAAGGTAAAAGAAAAGAATCTTCTTACTTTTGACTTTTTCTTGCCCTATGCCCTTTACATCATTCAACTTTGATTTGGTGGTTCTGGTGGTTGAGGAAACCTGCTGGTACTTGGTTTATTGGGTGGAGTGAAACTATCTCGTGAAGTTTCTGAGACAAGTGCTGAGGTCTTGTTGCTAAAATGCGATGGAAACTGGCGGTAGAATAATTCCAATTCATTCCCCGCTTTACGAAAAACCTTGACTTGATTGACTACAAAACTTTGAAATAATCTGTAAAATACCAAACTAACGATCGCTACAATTAGACCTGCTGCTGTACTAATTAAGGATTGGCCAATACCTCTAGTAGCTGTTGCACCGCCCCCTGCGGCAATATCGCCGATGTTAATTGACTTCAAAGAATCGATTAAACCCAAAACTGTACCCAATAGTCCCAACAGAGGCGCAAGGGCAATCACAGCTTCTAAAAGCTTTTCACCACGCCGCATCCCTGCTATTTCATCTTCTGCGCTAGATTCTAGTGCTAGGCGAAAGGTTTCTGTATCACTTTTTTGTAAATTTAAGGGAGCATAGAGAAAACGCCCGATGGGTTGGTCTGTTGCCCTTTGAGCAATATCCGCCGCTACTTCCCAATTATCTTGGGCTGCATCCAGTACACGCTCAACTATTTCCTTTTCTTGCGTCAAAATTCGCGCCCAGAACCAAAGCCTTTCAAAAATCACACTCAAAGCTAAAATCGACAGAGCCAGTAAAGGCCACATGGCTGGCCCGCCTTCTTGAAACAAATTTAAAATATC from Nostoc sp. UHCC 0870 includes these protein-coding regions:
- a CDS encoding GTP-binding protein; this translates as MNSILPEPHQSDSPNWEEELDSAIFSFEDIQAELNYKQAQTALRNLVASLDLRPQEKAGLESEIADLETMLGKLDSMVVQIAAFGMVGRGKSSLLNALVGQSVFETGPLHGVTRAAQSVNWSISEEAIGATERALRVTLPGVGKSQVELIDTPGLDEIDGETRTVLAEKIAKQADLILFVIAGDMTKVEHEALSQLREAGKPIILVFNKVDQYPETDRLTIYQKIRDERVRELLTPLEIVMSAASPLVKTAVYRADGSRGVQLRAGAAQVEELKLKILEILQREGKALVALNTMLYADTVNEQLVQRKLMIREQNANQLIWKAVMTKAVAIALNPVTVVDVLSSIVIDIALILGLSKLYGIPMTEAGAVQLLQKIAISMGGIGVSELLANLGLSGLKTLLGISASATGGIALGPYISVALTQAGVAGVSSYGIGQVTKVYLVNGATWGPDGPKAVINRILSTLDETSILNRIKDELLQKLSR
- the psb29 gene encoding photosystem II biogenesis protein Psp29, translated to MNNVRTVSDTKRTFYSLHTRPINTIYRRVVEELMVEMHLLLVNVDFSYNPIYALGVVTTFDRFMEGYTPERDKESIFNAICQAVEQDPQHYKQEAEKLKAIVQNLSANDLVAWLNQTNHLQQDADLQAQLQAIANNSNFKYSRLFAIGLFSLLEISDPELVKDEKKRNEALKTIAEGLHLSDEKLSKDLDLYRSNLDKMTQALIVMADMLSADRKKREQRQQQLSTPVTPPTSNE
- a CDS encoding phage holin family protein, with translation MNQIVTLLIVWVVTSISLLIISKLPLGVEVDTPQKAVISAAILGIVTAIVRPILRLIFVVPDILTFNFLSGVFTFMIAVICFSIAAWLVEGFRLRFGIWSAVLGAFALTLINSFIYKLLGIF
- a CDS encoding ExbD/TolR family protein, whose protein sequence is MKVNLHTQIEEAQVQIIPLIDVIFCILTFFLLAALQFTRQQAINVELPQASTATATGINSAGGSQIVTIDAIGNIYIEQQIVQRAELEQKLREFLQANPNGVLILNASRTATYNDVIETLDVLRQVGGDRVSLGIIPNSSPPSTIPPYFPTNPNFPVAPGTVPIPETNPNLPTSPNQFSIPTNPNQPPTGQDISPVVPNVPAPQVPAATPENAN
- a CDS encoding MotA/TolQ/ExbB proton channel family protein; this encodes MDILNLFQEGGPAMWPLLALSILALSVIFERLWFWARILTQEKEIVERVLDAAQDNWEVAADIAQRATDQPIGRFLYAPLNLQKSDTETFRLALESSAEDEIAGMRRGEKLLEAVIALAPLLGLLGTVLGLIDSLKSINIGDIAAGGGATATRGIGQSLISTAAGLIVAIVSLVFYRLFQSFVVNQVKVFRKAGNELELFYRQFPSHFSNKTSALVSETSRDSFTPPNKPSTSRFPQPPEPPNQS